In the Clavelina lepadiformis chromosome 8, kaClaLepa1.1, whole genome shotgun sequence genome, one interval contains:
- the LOC143469618 gene encoding uncharacterized protein LOC143469618 isoform X2 encodes MGNVNGTATVGKIVTLGGKRHSHKESTKPHKIKPRRSKSKTLAASEDTKSALQQGANINDRDDKSSKQRTESNTEDIKDISKSTLTPSLNTNNQNDTNVIAKPNMQSLYCANKPKQTDMKTMETVEKRDKQPSLKTSDEMKKPKMNKKMPRILNCQSSSTDFASSFSNLSLKRLLRPKQKDRKVERDWEREEMRMEYEKAETQIRNSVMDEQRAKAQAQSWRSRLEKLTTEHRDRLFKQADSLHSRLRQAEKLLTYHEARAKRLHDKNSQMKDLINSVKEEARSLRVEGEKKRVASQRKFEEKFSAMEQQLVKLREKIKEANLKELSKGSMFSHKSKRQLPTEKSNQVAFVASLRPDHFQQNQPGRKINCATSPRCGSYSRYSNLPPSTYYPKTIAPARSLLPAQAYTPSFYPPHHETTRTINRYTAYSDKNCRSFETDCFPAAVPAVRQPVQVAEHVTSTSPQRSSYLPTYTSQEYVVLSNPRKRFTPVVVKSPVPVKPVQIHESVPVLEDEFIKTSLPLPSTGVPLKRFAHHSSSTGSKRCDFSPPSRYTNFSNTSRRSHAHAELFNRNSGCFHCSCSGHESAASEPLRPVTMVFHNQAYSKQRKCNSSSIPNCKTSTRQSRPTSILKPSAPIYEADHGIPTDCAKRLKTRTTRRRPGCTQSTLLSSPGDANTLTSDDDLLKDVGSSYSALTSSVGSGTTRQSTRGIESSLVSPNSVKLVNDCEDVTSLYNDVIKRDLETLSSNESKKKMVNAGEGAFVTPGSSRNSDQNGLRQVKIRSEPTSPYDIISKKKKPSLRSRNQGYRISTK; translated from the exons ATGGGAAATGTCAACGGTACAGCAACAGTAGGCAAGATAGTGACGCTCGGTGGCAAACGGCACAGCCACAAAGAGAGCACAAAGCCGCATAAAATAAAGCCACGCCGTTCCAAATCTAAAACACTTGCAGCAAGTGAAGATACGAAGTCCGCACTACAACAGGGAGCAAATATTAACGACCGAGACGACAAATCAAGCAAACAACGTACAGAATCCAATACAGAGGACATCAAGGATATATCCAAATCTACACTTACTCCTTCACTAAATACCAACAATCAAAATGACACAAATGTAATAGCAAAACCAAACATGCAATCTCTGTACTGTGCAAACAAACCGAAACAAACTGACATGAAGACCATGGAAACAGTTGAAAAAAGAGATAAGCAGCCATCCTTGAAGACATCGGATGAGATGAAGAAGCCAAAGATGAATAAAAAGATGCCGAGAATCCTCAATTGCCAAAGCTCCTCCACTGATTTCGCGTCCAGTTTCTCCAACTTGAGTTTGAAGAGGTTGCTCCGACCGAAACAAAAGGACCGCAAGGTGGAACGCGATTGGGAGCGAGAAGAAATGCG GATGGAATATGAAAAAGCTGAGACTCAGATAAGAAACTCGGTAATGGACGAGCAACGAGCAAAGGCGCAGGCCCAATCCTGGAGATCTCGCCTTGAAAAGTTGACAACAGAACATCGGGACCGACTCTTTAAACAGGCCGACTCTCTGCACTCCAGACTCCGTCAGGCGGAGAAACTTCTCACGTATCACGAGGCTCGAGCAAAGCGACTTCATGACAAAAACAGtcaaatgaaag ACTTGATCAACAGCGTGAAAGAAGAAGCCCGTTCACTTCGGGTTGAAGGTGAAAAGAAGCGTGTGGCGAGTCAGCGAAAGTTCGAAGAGAAATTCTCGGCGATGGAGCAGCAGCTGGTCAAGTtaagagaaaaaataaaagaggCTAATTTAAAGGAATTAAGTAAAGGTTCAATGTTCTCGCATAAATCAAAGAGACAACTCCCGACTGAAAAGTCAAACCAGGTTGCATTTGTCGCCTCTCTGCGCCCCGatcattttcaacaaaatcaacCGGGCAGAAAAATCAACTGTGCTACCTCCCCGCGATGTGGATCTTATTCCCGGTACTCTAACTTGCCCCCTTCAACGTATTACCCCAAGACGATTGCACCAGCTAGAAGCTTATTACCTGCCCAAGCCTATACCCCTAGCTTCTATCCTCCACACCATGAAACAACTAGGACCATAAACCGGTATACTGCCTATTCGGACAAGAACTGTCGCTCATTTGAAACAGACTGTTTTCCCGCTGCGGTACCTGCCGTACGGCAACCGGTACAAGTAGCAGAACACGTCACGTCGACTTCGCCACAGCGTTCAAGTTATCTGCCGACTTACACTTCACAAGAATATGTCGTCTTGTCGAATCCGAGAAAGCGGTTTACGCCAGTGGTGGTGAAGTCTCCTGTACCGGTAAAACCGGTACAGATTCACGAAAGTGTGCCGGTGCTGGAAGACGAATTTATAAAGACATCACTTCCCCTACCATCCACCGGTGTACCTTTGAAACGGTTCGCTCATCATTCCTCCAGTACCGGCTCAAAAAGATGTGATTTTTCTCCGCCTTCCAGATACACCAACTTTTCAAATACCTCGAGAAGAAGTCACGCTCACGCCGAATTATTTAACAGAAATTCTGGCTGCTTTCATTGTAGTTGTTCCGGCCACGAATCTGCGGCAAGCGAACCGCTCCGACCGGTCACAATGGTTTTTCACAACCAAGCTTACAGTAAGCAGAGGAAATGTAACTCTAGCTCAATACCTAATTGCAAAACAAGTACACGACAAAGCCGCCCAACTTCAATTCTAAAACCAAGTGCTCCCATATATGAAGCTGACCATGGGATTCCCACCGACTGTGCCAAGCGGTTAAAAACCCGAACCACGAGACGGCGCCCTGGGTGCACACAATCAACTCTGCTTTCGTCGCCAGGTGACGCAAACACGTTAACATCTGACGACGATCTCCTGAAAGACGTCGGGAGCTCTTACAGCGCTCTTACCAGTTCCGTCGGTTCAGGAACGACGCGACAGAGCACCCGCGGGATCGAGAGCTCTCTTGTTTCGCCCAACTCCGTGAAGTTAGTCAACGATTGCGAAGACGTGACGTCATtgtataatgacgtcataaaaagaGATCTCGAGACGCTTTCTTCAAACGAATCAAAGAAAAAGATGGTGAACGCAGGGGAAGGCGCTTTTGTTACACCTGG ATCATCGAGGAATTCAGACCAGAATGGATTAAGACAAGTAAAAATTAGAAGCGAACCAACTTCTccttatgacatcataagcAAAAAGAAGAAGCCATCTTTACGTTCCAGGAACCAGGGCTACAGAATCTCTACAAAATGA
- the LOC143469618 gene encoding uncharacterized protein LOC143469618 isoform X1 yields MGNVNGTATVGKIVTLGGKRHSHKESTKPHKIKPRRSKSKTLAASEDTKSALQQGANINDRDDKSSKQRTESNTEDIKDISKSTLTPSLNTNNQNDTNVIAKPNMQSLYCANKPKQTDMKTMETVEKRDKQPSLKTSDEMKKPKMNKKMPRILNCQSSSTDFASSFSNLSLKRLLRPKQKDRKVERDWEREEMRIRMEYEKAETQIRNSVMDEQRAKAQAQSWRSRLEKLTTEHRDRLFKQADSLHSRLRQAEKLLTYHEARAKRLHDKNSQMKDLINSVKEEARSLRVEGEKKRVASQRKFEEKFSAMEQQLVKLREKIKEANLKELSKGSMFSHKSKRQLPTEKSNQVAFVASLRPDHFQQNQPGRKINCATSPRCGSYSRYSNLPPSTYYPKTIAPARSLLPAQAYTPSFYPPHHETTRTINRYTAYSDKNCRSFETDCFPAAVPAVRQPVQVAEHVTSTSPQRSSYLPTYTSQEYVVLSNPRKRFTPVVVKSPVPVKPVQIHESVPVLEDEFIKTSLPLPSTGVPLKRFAHHSSSTGSKRCDFSPPSRYTNFSNTSRRSHAHAELFNRNSGCFHCSCSGHESAASEPLRPVTMVFHNQAYSKQRKCNSSSIPNCKTSTRQSRPTSILKPSAPIYEADHGIPTDCAKRLKTRTTRRRPGCTQSTLLSSPGDANTLTSDDDLLKDVGSSYSALTSSVGSGTTRQSTRGIESSLVSPNSVKLVNDCEDVTSLYNDVIKRDLETLSSNESKKKMVNAGEGAFVTPGSSRNSDQNGLRQVKIRSEPTSPYDIISKKKKPSLRSRNQGYRISTK; encoded by the exons ATGGGAAATGTCAACGGTACAGCAACAGTAGGCAAGATAGTGACGCTCGGTGGCAAACGGCACAGCCACAAAGAGAGCACAAAGCCGCATAAAATAAAGCCACGCCGTTCCAAATCTAAAACACTTGCAGCAAGTGAAGATACGAAGTCCGCACTACAACAGGGAGCAAATATTAACGACCGAGACGACAAATCAAGCAAACAACGTACAGAATCCAATACAGAGGACATCAAGGATATATCCAAATCTACACTTACTCCTTCACTAAATACCAACAATCAAAATGACACAAATGTAATAGCAAAACCAAACATGCAATCTCTGTACTGTGCAAACAAACCGAAACAAACTGACATGAAGACCATGGAAACAGTTGAAAAAAGAGATAAGCAGCCATCCTTGAAGACATCGGATGAGATGAAGAAGCCAAAGATGAATAAAAAGATGCCGAGAATCCTCAATTGCCAAAGCTCCTCCACTGATTTCGCGTCCAGTTTCTCCAACTTGAGTTTGAAGAGGTTGCTCCGACCGAAACAAAAGGACCGCAAGGTGGAACGCGATTGGGAGCGAGAAGAAATGCG TATTAGGATGGAATATGAAAAAGCTGAGACTCAGATAAGAAACTCGGTAATGGACGAGCAACGAGCAAAGGCGCAGGCCCAATCCTGGAGATCTCGCCTTGAAAAGTTGACAACAGAACATCGGGACCGACTCTTTAAACAGGCCGACTCTCTGCACTCCAGACTCCGTCAGGCGGAGAAACTTCTCACGTATCACGAGGCTCGAGCAAAGCGACTTCATGACAAAAACAGtcaaatgaaag ACTTGATCAACAGCGTGAAAGAAGAAGCCCGTTCACTTCGGGTTGAAGGTGAAAAGAAGCGTGTGGCGAGTCAGCGAAAGTTCGAAGAGAAATTCTCGGCGATGGAGCAGCAGCTGGTCAAGTtaagagaaaaaataaaagaggCTAATTTAAAGGAATTAAGTAAAGGTTCAATGTTCTCGCATAAATCAAAGAGACAACTCCCGACTGAAAAGTCAAACCAGGTTGCATTTGTCGCCTCTCTGCGCCCCGatcattttcaacaaaatcaacCGGGCAGAAAAATCAACTGTGCTACCTCCCCGCGATGTGGATCTTATTCCCGGTACTCTAACTTGCCCCCTTCAACGTATTACCCCAAGACGATTGCACCAGCTAGAAGCTTATTACCTGCCCAAGCCTATACCCCTAGCTTCTATCCTCCACACCATGAAACAACTAGGACCATAAACCGGTATACTGCCTATTCGGACAAGAACTGTCGCTCATTTGAAACAGACTGTTTTCCCGCTGCGGTACCTGCCGTACGGCAACCGGTACAAGTAGCAGAACACGTCACGTCGACTTCGCCACAGCGTTCAAGTTATCTGCCGACTTACACTTCACAAGAATATGTCGTCTTGTCGAATCCGAGAAAGCGGTTTACGCCAGTGGTGGTGAAGTCTCCTGTACCGGTAAAACCGGTACAGATTCACGAAAGTGTGCCGGTGCTGGAAGACGAATTTATAAAGACATCACTTCCCCTACCATCCACCGGTGTACCTTTGAAACGGTTCGCTCATCATTCCTCCAGTACCGGCTCAAAAAGATGTGATTTTTCTCCGCCTTCCAGATACACCAACTTTTCAAATACCTCGAGAAGAAGTCACGCTCACGCCGAATTATTTAACAGAAATTCTGGCTGCTTTCATTGTAGTTGTTCCGGCCACGAATCTGCGGCAAGCGAACCGCTCCGACCGGTCACAATGGTTTTTCACAACCAAGCTTACAGTAAGCAGAGGAAATGTAACTCTAGCTCAATACCTAATTGCAAAACAAGTACACGACAAAGCCGCCCAACTTCAATTCTAAAACCAAGTGCTCCCATATATGAAGCTGACCATGGGATTCCCACCGACTGTGCCAAGCGGTTAAAAACCCGAACCACGAGACGGCGCCCTGGGTGCACACAATCAACTCTGCTTTCGTCGCCAGGTGACGCAAACACGTTAACATCTGACGACGATCTCCTGAAAGACGTCGGGAGCTCTTACAGCGCTCTTACCAGTTCCGTCGGTTCAGGAACGACGCGACAGAGCACCCGCGGGATCGAGAGCTCTCTTGTTTCGCCCAACTCCGTGAAGTTAGTCAACGATTGCGAAGACGTGACGTCATtgtataatgacgtcataaaaagaGATCTCGAGACGCTTTCTTCAAACGAATCAAAGAAAAAGATGGTGAACGCAGGGGAAGGCGCTTTTGTTACACCTGG ATCATCGAGGAATTCAGACCAGAATGGATTAAGACAAGTAAAAATTAGAAGCGAACCAACTTCTccttatgacatcataagcAAAAAGAAGAAGCCATCTTTACGTTCCAGGAACCAGGGCTACAGAATCTCTACAAAATGA
- the LOC143469619 gene encoding uncharacterized protein LOC143469619 has translation MVVVQKRRFQTHFHNPPLKIFNISVLVGLFVSMAAITGLVYSGLVLKDSPMGCVYVREPAMGSLQFAIIGASFFGTVFIQISLLGLILYPLKRQYGLCCNHSNDVINDEQRQESGRIKIVAKRLSLSAAVCVISDLTIGLGVATVDALLHDRIIVTWLCYNFNMTLSTYAIVCSFKNWRARLLPCGLRKQDKVSARRKDDNLSREGSNNFALNEHQSTALPE, from the exons ATGGTTGTTGTACAAAAACGTCGCTTTCAAACACATTTTCACAACCCCCCGCTCAAAATCTTCAACATCTCAGTTTTGGTAGGCTTGTTCGTATCCATGGCAGCAATTACGGGGCTGGTATACTCGGGGTTGGTGTTAAAAGACTCTCCGATGGGTTGTGTCTACGTCAGGGAGCCGGCAATGGGGTCCCTTCAATTTGCCATAATTGGGGCGTCGTTTTTTGGAACCGTTTTCATTCAGATTTCGCTGCTAGGACTGATCCTTTACCCTCTCAAGCGGCAATACGGTTTGTGTTGTAATCAttcaaatgacgtcatcaatgacGAACAACGTCAGGAATCTGGAAGGATAAAG ATCGTGGCGAAGCGGCTCTCTTTAAGCGCTGCAGTTTGCGTCATTTCCGATCTTACAATTGGTTTAGGAGTCGCGACTGTTGACGCTTTGCTTCACGACCGTATTATTGTTACCTGGCTCTGCTATAACTTTAACATGACGCTAAGCACGTACGCCATTGTTTGTTCTTTCAAGAATTGGCGTGCTCGGCTGCTACCTTGCGGATTGCGCAAACAAGACAAAGTGTCCGCTAGACGAAAGGACGATAACTTAAGTAGAGAAGGCAGTAATAACTTTGCCTTAAACGAACACCAATCCACAGCTCTGCCagaataa
- the LOC143469308 gene encoding haloacid dehalogenase-like hydrolase domain-containing 5 produces MDCNNNNSVGVMQDNTKPKFGVMFDIDGVLLRGKTPIPNAASALKSLMDYTQREFNVPCVFCTNGFGLREVKAATLSEKLGVNVNPDQLVMSQTPLEMFHEFHDKWCLVSGPEHDGGSVSVAKSLGFNKIITIEELRQAYPYLDWVDRQRWPQSQLEDDQNFPAIEAIVLLGEPIRWETNLQLIIDVLVTNGKPNQPPVFDGKQLPVLAVNMDLQWMAKANIPRFGHGAFLVCLENLYKKICGQELQYTALIGKPSEITYEYSQKLIEEIATGMNIPELDTVYAIGDNPLTDIYGANMFNRFLGKKRSEIEKRKSEYLSNLSPKLRRMKEDQDAPKEIHNGTDSHFALHGDITNVRGIKRCTSLLVCTGVYKPTLDTPCKPNSPTPVNRDELEASVSPVPVEMCDKARCIIDHGHRDLPYTETMTKADHIVYDVKHAIDKIFEIEGYMPNHAK; encoded by the exons ATGGATTGCAACAACAATAACTCCGTG GGTGTGATGCAAGACAATACAAAGCCGAAGTTCGGCGTCATGTTCGACATCGACGGGGTTCTCCTCCGGGGAAAAACTCCGATCCCAAACGCGGCCAGTGCCCTGAAATCGCTGATGGACTACACACAACGCGAATTCAACGTCCCGTGCGTTTTCTGCACAAACGGATTCGGGCTTCGAGAAGTCAAGGCTGCGACTCTCTCCGAAAAGCTCGGCGTCAAC GTAAACCCAGACCAACTGGTGATGTCCCAGACGCCCCTGGAAATGTTTCACGAATTCCACGACAAATGGTGCCTCGTATCCGGGCCGGAACACGACGGGGGCTCGGTCTCAGTGGCCAAGAG TTTGGGCTTTAACAAGATCATAACGATTGAAGAACTTCGCCAGGCCTACCCGTACTTGGATTGGGTCGACCGTCAGAGGTGGCCTCAGTCCCAACTCGAAGATGACCAGAACTTTCCAGCCATCGAAGCCATCGTACTTCTAGGAGAGCCTATTAG ATGGGAGACGAACCTGCAGTTAATCATAGACGTGCTGGTCACAAACGGCAAACCCAACCAACCGCCGGTATTCGACGGAAAACAACTCCCTGTGTTGGCTGTTAACATGGACCTGCAGTGGATGGCAAAGGCAAACATACCGAG GTTCGGACACGGAGCGTTCTTGGTTTGTCTCGAAAATCTTTACAAGAAAATTTGCGGCCAGGAATTGCAGTACACCGCTTTGATTGGCAAACCCAGCGAAATAACCTACGAGTATTCGCAGAAACTGATTGAAGAAATCGCGACCGGAATGAACATTCCAGAATTAGACACAGTCTACGCTATCGG CGACAATCCGCTGACTGACATTTACGGCGCGAATATGTTCAACCGATTTTTGGGCAAAAAGCGAAGTGAAATCGAGAAACGAAAGAGCGAATATCTTTCGAATTT GTCGCCCAAACTTCGCCGAATGAAAGAAGACCAAGACGCTCCAAAGGAAATTCACAACGGCACCGACTCCCACTTTGCTCTCCATGGTGACATCACAAACGTGCGAGGCATCAAGAG GTGCACTTCGCTACTCGTTTGCACTGGCGTCTACAAGCCGACGCTGGACACACCTTGCAAGCCTAACTCGCCCACACCAGTTAACAGGGACGAATTGGAAGCCAGTGTCTCACCGGTCCCAGTTGAAATGTGTGACAAGGCGAGATGCATCATTGACCACGGACACCGGGATCTCCCCTATACCGAGACCATGACGAAAGCGGATCACATCGTTTACGACGTGAAGCATGCCAtagacaaaatatttgaaatcgAAGGCTACATGCCTAATCATGCAAAATAG
- the LOC143469782 gene encoding uncharacterized protein LOC143469782, giving the protein MDVNLKLIIEIDCDPEGDAANFICGQCLHNCTSNETLLAHQKTAHESSCNNVTREKLMEWWETVGGVKTDLTADAVNYFMKLFSSYSSPDELFHKFSCDGITCIPSLFFLPRKLSLCHENCLMYFYHTLPLLHTTKRGNT; this is encoded by the exons ATGGATGTCaatttgaagttaattattgaaatagattGTGACCCAGAAGGCGATGCAGCAAACTTCAT atgtggacaatgtttgcataactgcacaagtaatgaaactttgctggctcatcaaaaaactgctcacg AATCTTCTTGCAATAATGTTACAAGAGAAAAGCTGATGGAATGGTGGGAAACAGTGGGTGGCGTTAAAACGGATCTAACTGCAGATGCggttaactattttatgaaGCTATTTTCTTCGTACAGTTCACCGGATGAACTGTTTCATAAATTCTCCTGTGATGGAATTACGTGCATCCCATCACTATTTTTCTTGCCAAGAAAATTGTCACTATGTcacgaaaattgtttgatgtatttttatcaCACGTTACCACTgttgcacacaacaaaaagGGGAAACACTTGA